One stretch of Falco naumanni isolate bFalNau1 chromosome 7, bFalNau1.pat, whole genome shotgun sequence DNA includes these proteins:
- the ICE2 gene encoding little elongation complex subunit 2 isoform X2, with amino-acid sequence MAGRGQLLTWDISPKNGIEVFFSHEIYEKYSLAPSLSELWRLSNREAKKNVEALADTSENRQTCSMQAVDPVEVEAKSTTDDDPFPEPRVPYPFTSCLTEKEQKTYLYLMTKYSKKRNHFQVNAASQRELFTYLQMKEVVNNETAEFMKFAQNAAKSCAQDYDAISEDALRYTEELLRACIGHVQKYPEFYTLQEITSIMGGKFHTQLTFRLEKNLLVMGTARRGKTAFPTMPVQLPTDYKTVTSIITPEEKASIMYNDISSDSNAEKLALKYCPQVVLSNQSLFTLLNNHGLNYKEQWEIPVCIKMMPVAGSKPAKVVYVDSPLLRKEMTVRERNQIFHDIPMDFLATKASYVLISNVLMDKPAEDSLFQWDMSSDTYQCRKIPPPNDTGMDFDDDVTELETFGATVKLSKTSKMESAFPTVSNTAKVLSQDLKMGKKNTSTISGGDEEGKNTISGASACASMQLPSLDGILCFSSEENSSHKSLNSEEVGLNEAQHVMTKEVLDNETKLSILSNAVSYKRESDATQKNETYASLCSSDTDEERLIIDTECKNTDCCKTTVPNTVSHTSAETAGSLSPTHIPLASMTDGTDTVDQGNNASRKPTRKLSKEFDPVGQILKMQTELLKSPSHKAHEQPVVSCDGSSATPAHVPQSPKLLVTSSTETVPAAASNPSSSSRNTWTSLFQGMSKRKLPNELQMLEEDPSEYKAPQDGNLVYKLFSLNDLSLLVRCSVQKVKSLPRYHKKKKTQKITPMFLLPKLEYQAYYGVEALTESEVCQLWTESMLHSECLFYIGRIDAFTSKLIMLEKISPEILREKLGMIKPANSLNILHHILKKVSDLQEGSYLLTHAAGDSSVAIYKSSFDKTTRASYNLHKAHCDLPTVPATLSVPWVPLDPSLPLPYHMNHGRVPCTFPPAPQEAMWKQKMTGAKGRSDTPSEGNPVAMETKGNPAKPVRNEGVATKKLKKNYCKQRMMKKKWKRKYNKMQLK; translated from the exons ATGGCGGGCAGAGGGCAGCTGCTGACCTG gGATATTTCACCAAAAAATGGCattgaagtatttttctcacatgaaatttatgaaaaatattcattgGCTCCAAGCCTCTCTGAACTGTGGCGTTTATCAAACAG agaggcaaagaaaaatgtggagGCATTGGCagacacttcagaaaacagacaGACTTGTAGTATGCAGGCTGTGGATCCAGTTGAGGTGGAGGCTAAAAGCACAACTGATGATGATCCTTTTCCAGAACCTAGAGTTCCCTATCCATTTACCTCTTGTCTGACTGAGAAGGAGCAGAAAACATACTTATATCTGATGACTAAGTactcaaaaaaaagaaaccattttcaAGTTAACGCAGCAAGTCAAAGAGAATTATTCACATATCTG caaaTGAAAGAAGTAGTAAACAACGAAACTGCAGAATTTATGAAATTTGCCCAAAACGCTGCAAAAAGCTGTGCTCAAGATTATGATGCCATCTCTGAAGATGCACTGCGTTATACTGAG GAATTATTACGTGCTTGTATTGGACATGTGCAAAAATATCCTGAGTTCTACACTCTCCAGGAGATCACAAGTATCATGGGAGGAAAGTTTCATACACAGTTGACctttaggctggaaaaaaatcttcttgtAATG GGTACAGCGAGACGTGGTAAAACAGCTTTCCCTACTATGCCTGTTCAGCTGCCCACAGATTATAAAACCGTTACATCTATTATAACTCCAGAAGAAAAGGCTTCTATTATGTACaat gatATTAGTTCAgattcaaatgcagaaaaacttgctttgaaatactgtCCTCAAGTTGTTTTAAGTAACCAATCGTTATTTACCTTACTGAATAATCATGGACTAAACTACAAGGAACAATGGGAAATTCCAGTCTGCATTAAAATGATGCCTGTTGCAG GTAGCAAACCAGCTAAAGTGGTTTATGTTGATTCACCTCTGCTGAGAAAGGAAATGACAGTAAGAGAGAGGAACCAAATCTTCCATGACATTCCAATGGACTTCCTAGCAACCAAAGCATCTTATGTTTTGATTTCAAATGTGTTGATGGACAAACCAGCTGAGGACAGTCTATTTCAGTGGGAT ATGTCTTCTGATACTTACCAGTGCAGGAAGATTCCTCCTCCAAATGACACAGGGATGGACTTTGATGATGATGTTACAGAACTGGAAACTTTTGGAGCAACTGTCAAACTCTCAAAAACTTCTAAAATGGAAAGTGCTTTTCCTACAGTTAGTAACACTGCTAAAGTTTTATCACAAGACctaaaaatggggaaaaaaaatacatccacCATAAGTGGTGgagatgaagaaggaaaaaacaccatTTCTGGTGCTTCAGCATGTGCCAGCATGCAGCTTCCGTCATTAGATGGCATTCTGTGCTtcagctctgaagaaaattcATCTCATAAAAGCCTTAATTCAGAGGAGGTAGGACTGAACGAAGCACAGCATGTCATGACCAAAGAAGTATTGGACAATGAAACAAAGCTAAGTATTCTATCTAATGCTGTTAGTTACAAGAGAGAGTCTGATGCTACTCAGAAAAATGAGACTTATGCTTCTTTATGCAGTAGTGACACGGATGAAGAGCGTTTGATAATTGATACAGAATGTAAAAACACCGATTGTTGCAAAACAACTGTACCAAATACTGTTTCTCATACCTCAGCAGAGACTGCCGGATCACTTTCCCCCACCCACATTCCATTAGCAAGCATGACAGATGGCACAGATACTGTGGATCAGGGAAACAATGCCTCCAGAAAGCCTACCAGAAAGTTGTCCAAAGAATTTGATCCTGTCGgacagattttgaaaatgcaaactGAACTTCTCAAGTCACCTTCCCATAAAGCTCATGAGCAACCAGTGGTGAGCTGTGATGGTTCTAGTGCTACGCCAGCCCATGTGCCTCAGTCTCCAAAACTATTGGTGACCTCCAGCACAGAAACTGTGCCAGCCGCTGCCTCAAATCCCAGCAGCTCGTCCAGAAATACATGGACTTCGCTTTTTCAGGGAATGTCAAAGA gaaaGCTGCCAAATGAACTTCAGATGCTTGAAGAAGACCCCTCAGAGTATAAAGCACCTCAGGATGGCAACCTTGTGTATAAGCTATTCAGTTTGAATGATCTGTCGTTACTTGTGCGTTGCAGCGTGCAAAAAGTGAAGTCATTGCCACGGtaccataaaaagaaaaaaactcagaag ATTACTCCAATGTTCCTGTTGCCAAAACTAGAATACCAAGCCTATTATGGTGTTGAAGCTCTTACAGAAAGTGAAGTATGTCAGTTGTGGACAGAGAGTATGTTGCATTCTGAATGCTTATTTTATATCG gACGTATTGATGCTTTTACATCAAAACTTATTATGCTAGAAAAGATTTCTCCAgaaattttaagagaaaaactTGGAATGATTAA gCCTGCAAATTCATTAAATATACTTCATCACATTTTGAAGAAAGTGTCCGA TTTGCAGGAGGGCTCTTATTTATTGACTCATGCTGCAGGAGATTCATCAGTCGCAATCTACAAGAGTTCTTTTGACAAGACAACAAGAGCATCATATAACTTGCATAAAGCTCACTGTGATCTGCCTACTGTACCCGCCACTCTTTCAGTCCCATGGGTGCCACTAGATCCCAGCCTCCCTTTGCCCTATCACATGAATCATGGAAGAGTTCCATGCACCTTTCCACCTGCACCTCAGGAAGCCATGTGGAAACAGAAG ATGACTGGGGCGAAGGGACGGTCTGACACACCCAGCGAGGGGAATCCAGTAGCTATGGAAACAAAAGGCAATCCAGCTAAGCCTGTTAGAAATGAAGGTGTGGCtacaaagaagctgaagaagaaTTACTGCAAACAAAGAATGAtgaagaaaaagtggaaaaggaagtacaacaaaatgcagctgaagtAG